The genomic DNA GATTATGATTTTACTACTTTAGTACCGCAACTTGGTTTAGTAAAATATTTTGAAAATAATTTTGTAATTGCAGACTTACCTGGCTTGATTGAAAAAGCATCGGAAGGAAAAGGATTAGGAATTCAATTTTTAAAACATATTGAACGTTGCAAAGTAATTTGTCATGTCATTGATTTTGGTGATGAAAATAAAAACCCAATTGAGGATTTTGAAATTATTAATAATGAAATAAAAAGTTATAATCTGAGATTAGAAAAATTGCCACAAGTTGTTGTTGCAAACAAATCTGATTTAGATGCTTTTCAAAAAAATCTTTTAGTTTTTCAAAAAAAATATCCAAATATTAAATTAATTACCAATTCAGCATTTGTTGATTCAAATATTGATGAAATAAAAAAAGAATTATGAAATGCACTTTTAAATGCAAAACAAATTTCAATTGCAAATTTTTCTCAAGAGGATGATGATGTTTTTCTTATTAAATTAGAAAAAAAACCAATTGAAATCAAAAGATTGACAAATGACACATATGAAATCATTGGTGACGATGTTTATGCTATTTATGATAAAATTCCAGTAATTTCTTTAGATAATTTATGAAGATTTAATGCAAAATTAAAAAATTTAGGAGTTTTTGAATTAATCAAAAATTCCAAAATTAAAGATGGTGACACAATCAAAATAAAAGATTACGAATTCATTTGAAATGCCGAGGATTTTTAAATACAATTTTTATATATTTTTTTATAAAAAGAATATAAAAACATATATAATAATTTAGTGCTTAAAATCTTAAGCAAAATCATTATTCATAAATTAAGAGTGGAGAAGTAGCTCAGCTTGGTAGAGCACTTGACTTGGGCTCAAGCGGTCGCAGGTTCGAATCCTGTCTTCTTCACCAGTTTTTTTGGGGGGGTAGCTCACCTGGCCAGAGCGCCTGCCTTGCACGCAGGAGGTAGAGGGTTCGAGTCCCTTCCTCTCCACCATTATGGCACTGTAGCTCAGTTGGTTAGAGCATCCGGTTCATACCCGGAAGGTCAAGAGTTCGACTCTCTTCGGTGCTACCATATGTGTAACCCATCGGGAATATTTTGGACCCATAGCTCAATGGTTAGAGCAACCGGCTCATAACCGGTCGGTTACAGGTTCGAGTCCTGTTGGGTCCACCATTGGGGCAATTACCCAAGAGGCTGAAGGGAGCAGTCTTGAAAACTGCCAGGGGCTTCACGGCCCGCGGGGGTTCAAATCCCTCATTGCCCGCCATTATATCGCGGAGTAGAGCAGAGGCAGCTCGTTGGGCTCATAACCCAAAGGACATTGGTTCGATTCCAATCTCCGCAACCACGGTCCAGTGGTAAAGTGGTTTAATACGCTTCCCTGTCACGGAAGAGATCGCGGGTTCAATTCCCGTCTGGACCGCCATTATTGGCTCTGTAGCTCAGTTGGTAGAGCAACGGACTGAAGCTCCGTGTGTCGCTGGTTCGATTCCTGCCGGAGCCACCATTTCAGAAATGACTAAAACACCTTGTGTGTTTTTTTCTTTATTTTTAGGATAGAAAAAGTATAATTATTACTTATGACTGTATTACAAATTTTTATCCAAATATTTGGAGCTTTGGGTGCACTCACAACAATTTTATTAGGTGTACCTCAATTAATAAGATTAATGAAAACAAAAAAATCTGAAGATCCAAGTTATGTTTCTTTTTGAATATTTTATGTTGGGATTTTAATTTGAATTGTTTATGGTGTATTTACACCAAATGAAAATGGATGATATATCTTTTTAGCAAATTTAGTTTGTTCATTTATTTTTGCCTTAACAATTTTTTATTCATATCATTACAATTTAAAAACAACAAACAAACAAAGAAATATTGTTATTGCAGTAATTTCAATGATGCAGATCTTAGTAATTGCTTTTTTAGTTGTTTTTATTATTTTATTAGTTCAAAAAATTCAAACAGGATTCTTTTACCCAGTTGATGCAAATGGAAAAAACATTGGTAAAATTGCCTTTTTTAATCAAACAACGTCGCTATTAATTGGGTTAATTACACCTTCATTTACAACTTTAGCATTTATGCCACAGTTAATTAAAGGTTTGATTCATAAAAAATTCCAAGGAATATCACCTTGAATGCTTTTAATCTTTTTATTAAATAATGTTTGATGAATTACATTTTTCATTTTAAGCATTATTAAAGCTAAAAAAATTAATACTGAAGCTGAATTATCAACCATGAATGCCTTAATTGGTGCCCTTGTTTGACAATTGCTTTCATTAACAATTTATTCAGTTCAGTTTGGTTTTGTGCTTGCTTATGAAATCAAAACAACAAAAAAACAACAATTAATAACAAAAAGTGTCTAAGCTAAATTTGACACTTTTTTATTTAATGATTAATTTTGCAGCTTGTAAATAAGCACGCAATAAATTGCTTTTTCCTAATTCAATTCCACCATAATAACGAATTACAACAAGTAATTTATTATAAATTTCCTTATTGACTAAAAGAGTATATAGGGGAATTCCGGCTACTCCCTTAGGTTCTTTATCATCACTAAAACCATGCATAAAATTATTATTATCTTTGATAATATAGGCATAAACAATATGTCTTGCTTTTTTATGCTTTTGGCGTAGTTGCACCAAAATATTTTTTAATTCATCCTTTTTTTTGATATCAATTAAAAGTGGAATAAATTTTGATTTTTTAATTTCTAAGAAATCCATTTCTGCTATTTATTATATATAACAAATGCTATAATATTTAACATTATGTTGAAATTAATTGTTAATTATGCGGAGCGAATTGATAAATATATTGCCAATAATTCATCAATCACAAGAAATGACATTCAGCAACTAATTCAAGAGGGTGCTGTATTTGTTAATCAAACCAAAATTAATAAAAATAAATACATTGTCAAAGAAAATGATGAAATTGAAATTATTCGTGTAATTGATAAACAAATTAATGTTGAAGAACAAAAAATACCGCTTGAAATTATTTATGAAAATGATGATTATTTAGTTCTTAATAAACCAAGCGGTTTAGTTGTTCACCCTGCTCCAGGTCATAAAAGCAATACACTTGTAAACGGATTGATGTATCATTTTAAAAACAATTTAAGCAATGTCAACGGCCTTTTAAGAATGGGAGTTGTTCATCGAATTGATAAAGATACAAGCGGGTTATTAATCATTGCAAAAAACAATCAAACACATAATTATTTTGCTTCATTATTAAAAAATCATCAAATTAATCGAACTTATTTAGCGATTGTAGATAAAAAAATTAATAATAAAAAACTTCATATTGATCTTCCAATTGGTCGTGATGCTAAAAACCGCCAAAAATATGCTGTGACTGAACAAAATTCAAAACATGCTTTTACAATCATTGAAGTTTTAGATTATTTAAATATCAATAATCAAGAAAAAACCTTAGTCAAATGTAATTTAAAAACAGGACGAACACATCAAATAAGAGTGCATTTAAATTACATTGGTCATCCTGTTTATGGTGATCCAATTTATAATAAAAAAGTTGATGAATTTAATCAAAGATTACACGCAGTTTCGCTAGATTTTATTGATAATAAAGGAAATAAAATGCATTTTGAAGCACCGATTCCAAAAATTATGCTTGATGAAATGCGCAATAAATAAAAAAAGATAATTGCCTTATATTGATATATAATTATGAATACGAAATATGATGTAATTTTTACTATATTTAAGTTATAATTATCAATTAAATTTTAAAAGAAAACGGAGTTTTATGAGATCAATCGACATAGCCCAATATAATACAACTGAAGAGTTGTACAATGAACATCAAAAGAAATTCAATATTAGGTGAATTTTATTTTCGACATTCTTAGCAATATTTTGTGTTTTATTGATGATCGCTTTTATTGAATATGCCGTTAGACGTCAAGATTACATTCTTAATTATATCAATGTATTTTCATCAGTAAGAACGGATGCACAACCATCTGATGCCCAAGCAGCTGCAAATCAGTTGTATACAAGAAAATTTACACTTTCAATTATTGGTGTATTAGGTTCATTAGCGATGTTTATATGACACATGGTTTCATATTTACTTTCAATGAAAAAGAAAGACTTTAGTAGATATTCGCCTTGATTATCAAGTTTATATAGTTTAGTAATTGTTTTTACAATTATCAATTTATTTTTTTCAATGGGAAGTTTTTTTAGAATTGAAAGTTGAAATGTTAACCAAATTTTGAATGTTAGTTACACATTTGTTTTACCAATTGGATATTTTGGATTTTATTTTCCATGTTCGACAATTATTAAAATGTTTAGATATGTCAAAACAAAAGAGCAATTAAAAAAACTTGGTGCCAATGGTGATCCTTTAAATATGTTAAACCAAATGTTTGCAAACAATGCCAGTCAAAATGAATTAGAAACTGAAAAAAAACTTTCTGAAAAAAACACTTTACCTTTTGTTATTAATGATTTAGACGAAAATAAAGCAAATAATCAAAAAGCAATTGATTTTCGGGCACAATTAGAAACTTTAGATGATAAAAAAATTATTTTAATGGCACAAAAATTAAATATTTTTGGTGCCGCTGAATTAAGTCGTGAACAATTAATTGATAAAATTATCATGATTTTTGAAAATATTAAAAAAGATCAAGATCAAAATAATAATGAAAATGATCTTGCAAAAAAAGATAATAAAACAAACGAAGATGAAACTAAGTTTGAAAATGATAAAAAAGAAGAAAAAGATTCAGATGAAATTCAATAAAATTAATTTTTAAAAAAAGTAATTTTATTGATATTCTCTAATGAGTCAAGGAGATTTTTTGATTATGGAAAATATTTTATTCGCAGAATCAACAACCCCAGCACAAACTGAACCAAAACCAGCAGGATCGTTTTTAATTTTTACTTTAGTCATTACAATTTTGCTAATTATTAATCTTTATTTTTTAATCAAATTCTTTTTTTATTACAAAAAAAGCATTGATAAAACAAAAAGCATTTTAGGTGAATATTTAGTTAAAAAATATATTCAAGGAATTAATCTAAGAAGCAATGGTTTTTTTAATATCTTTTTTATTGGATGTTTAATCTTAGCGCAAATTATTTTATCATCAGTTTCGCTTTCAAGAGTATATGCTAATTTTGAATTAAATAAATCATATATTCCAATTTTTAGTGCCGGAATTGCAACAGGAGTAATTTTATTATTAAGTCTAATTTTTGGTCAAGTAGCAATTTATTTCATCAAATTTAATTATCCGCAATATAAATTAAAAAAAGATAGCATTCATTCTGAATTACTTTCATTAAAAGAATTTAAACGCAATGAATTAAATGCTAATTATCCAGAAAAAATTCAAATTGATTTTGATAAATTACGCCAAGAAAATGTTTTATTGTTCAATTTATTTCAACGCTGAATGAATTTTTATAACAACATGAATGCCGAAGTTTTAGTCACAAAAAAGCATCAAAAAATCTCAGAAGATGCAAAGAAGCAAGTTCAAAAAAGCCAAGATTCTCAATTAAAAACAAAAAAACAATTTAGTTTTCAAAAACAATACAACTTATTTTTAAATCAGTTGTTTAAAATCATTTTTTTTGGTGAAGCAATTGAAGAAATTAATAAAAAAGAAGCATTAAAACAAGAATTTTATCAAGATAAATTAATCTCTTCGAAACCAAAAAACCTGCAAGCAAATAATGCTGACAAGCAAAATGATCTAGAAAAAGAAATTGCTTGAATGTCACAAATGGATGATAAAGCAAAAATAATCCAAGAAAATAAAAAAATTACAACTCTTTCAAAAGAAGAATTTAAAAAGAAATATGAAGAGTATGTTTATGTAACTCGTTCAATGGATCCTTTATATCAAGGATTGCAAAAAAATTCATGACTATTTTATCGTGATTCAGAAATTGAGGATTTATTTTTCAATGTCAATACATCAATTTCTTACCATTTGAATGAGGAAGAATTTGTTTATGAAAAAGAATTATCAGAATTTTTAAAAGAATATAAAGACTATTTAATTTCAAAATTTTTATTAACAAGATAATTAATAAGGTAACAACTAAAAAATCATGAAGAAAGCAATTAAATGAATGTTTGTTTCGAGTCCAATTTTAATTGCGGCGCCAGCAATTGTTTCATGTGCACCAATTAATAAGGCAGTTACAACATTAAAAAACAAAGCAATTTGGCAAGTTGAACAAGAAATTGATGATTTTTTTAAAGATAAAACTGAAGACAAAGATACAGAAAAACTTAAAGAAGATGTTAAAAAATTATTAAAAGATCTTAAAAGCAAAGAGATTTCAAAAAATTATTCAATTGCAAATTTTTTAGCAGATTCAAAAAATGAATTTATTTCTTTAGTTAATAGTTTTTGACAACTTAAAATTGGCAAAGCAAAAAAAGCTTTTGAATATTTTGCGATATATGATGATTTCCGAAACTGATTATTAAAAAATAATATTGATGCCCCAGCCAATAAGAAAGTTAAAGAAAAAGTAGATAATTTTGTGAAAACTAATTTTGATAATGGCAAGATTGACTTTAATAATTTTTCATTAGAAGATATTGACAAACATAAAGACAAGCTAAATAAATTTGTTGAAGAAATTAAAGATGAGATTAAAGATCCTGAATTAAAAAAAATAGTTGAAAATGCTTCTTCTAACCTAAATGGAATAAAAGAATTTTTATAATAAATTTTAAAATGACTATTTAATGGTCATTTTTTTATTTAAAAATAAAAGACAACGCATAGATTGTTGTCTTCTTATTGTTTTTTAATTAGATAATTTATACTATAGCATGATCTTTTTCTTTGTCTTGAATAAGTAGTTTTTTTAGAAGCTTAATTAAATAGTATGATGAAAAAATTATCACTACTAAATTAATCAATGACAACACTAAAACAGCATAATCATAAGCTAAAAATTTATTTAAATCAACTAAGGTAATAAATAGCACAAGACGGAAAGTAAAAATTAGCAATAAAGCAACTATTAAACCAATAGTAATATATTTTTCTTTTTTGAGATATGGACAAATTACTAATTCTAGTGCTAAATAAAAACAAAAGACAACACTCATTGCAACGAAAATAAAATAAATTATTGCTGAGAGAGTTGGTAAATATACGGCCATAAAATTAGCTTGAGTTAATGAACCAATATTAAAAACAATATCTAATAAATTTATAATTGCCACGCCAACAATAAAAACTAATAAAACACTAACAAAAGCAACAATAAAAGTGGTATTTTTATTTTTCATTTGTAACTCCTAGTTGTTTATTTAATTCTAAAAGTAAAATTGCGCGCATATCAATTGTATTTTGTTGCTCATTATTAAAGTTAGCATAATAGTTAGCAATTAATTGTGATTTAAATTGATTTGGAAACTGTGCTAAATAAGTTTGTTTTTCTTGCAGATTAGTAAATTGAAGTTTAAACCCATTTCGTTTTTTATTTTTTGAGCTTAAGTTTTTTAAATATTTGTTATCAATTTCAACTTTATTAGCAATGATTTTATTCATTAAATGATGCAATTGACTTAATTCTTTATCATTTTTGATTGTTAAGAAAAATTGTTCAAAGAATCATTTTAGTTCATTAAAGTTTTTGCTTTTATCAATAAATTTATTAAGCATTGTTTGGAAATCATTTAGTTTCTCAAAGTCTTCAAAAATAAAAGTTTTTAAAAAGTAGTTAACAAAATAATGATCAATTGAAGCATTTTTAAAATCTTTAATTATTGTTTTAAAACAAAGATTTTTTTCTTTTGCAAGAATAAAAGCTATATTACTTAAATTAGTTTCAATGTTTGCTTCAGCAACTTTTTTTCCTGCTTGTTTGCTTTGATAAATTTGCAATAATTGTTGTAGTTTCAGTGCTAATAAATAATTTTTATTTGGCAAAATCATTTTTGATTTATTTTTTTGATAAGCTAATGGAATAAATCTAGGTCTTGATATTTCAATATCAATGTCTTGATATTTAGCTTTAATAAATACTTCATTCATAGAAGAAATTTCTAGATTATTCGAATTTGCAATTGCTTTTGGATTGAAATTCTCATTTATGGCAATAAATTCAATCTTATTAGGTTTGTAATAATAATCTTTATAAGCTAATGCTAATGCATAATCTCCTTGGGGAATTAATTCAGCTTCTTGCATTTCAAATAAAAATTTTTTATCTTTATTAGAAAGCATATTTAAGTTTTTATTTAATGTCTTGTATGCAGCAATATTTAAAGTAGTAAATAATTTGACTTTAAGTCATTTTTCTGCTTTAAAAATATTATGATGATAATATCTCACAAATAAAATATGTGCTAGTGAGTTAACTCATCAAAATGTGGATAATGTTAGTAAAGTAAGTAGAATTGCTAACATAATAGGAAAATATGGAAATAGTTTTTTATATTTATCTAAATCACTTTGACTTTGAGATGGTACTAGTGTTAGGCCATAAATAATAGCAATATTTAAAGCCAATAAACCCAAAACAAGAAAAAATGAAAAGAATAATCATAAATGTTTAAGACCTACTTTATTTGTATAATATTTTTCTAAAAGATCTTTTTTAGATTGTGATATCATATACCTCCCTTAATTTATAATTAGATCAATAATAAACACCAAACTTTCTTTGTTTGGATGCCATATCAAAGATAAAATTTTTAATTTAATTTTTTAACTTTATTATTTTTTATTAATGATTTTTAAATGAATGTTAATTTCATAAAATTATATTAATTACATATATTATATAACTAATTTCAATCAAATATAATTAGGAATATAAAAAATAGCATTTATTGCTTATTGCAAAGGTTAAAAAAATTTATTTATATTATGATTTAATTTATCTTAATTATTTTTGATAATCTGATTATATTTTTCTAAAAAAATTTGTTTAAAATAAAATTTAAAAAAATG from Metamycoplasma alkalescens includes the following:
- the obgE gene encoding GTPase ObgE produces the protein MKFIDEVDIFVSAGKGGDGIISFRREANVDKGGPDGGDGGDGGSVYFQGDSGQNTLLSFYYQNKIVAEAGENGKPKNAYGRGGADLVVKVPLGTMVYDNEKLIADIVSEEKYLIAKGGKGGKGNLRFKSSRNTAPRICENGLPGQKFNLHLTLKVLADVGLIGKPSAGKSTILSQISNAKPKIADYDFTTLVPQLGLVKYFENNFVIADLPGLIEKASEGKGLGIQFLKHIERCKVICHVIDFGDENKNPIEDFEIINNEIKSYNLRLEKLPQVVVANKSDLDAFQKNLLVFQKKYPNIKLITNSAFVDSNIDEIKKELWNALLNAKQISIANFSQEDDDVFLIKLEKKPIEIKRLTNDTYEIIGDDVYAIYDKIPVISLDNLWRFNAKLKNLGVFELIKNSKIKDGDTIKIKDYEFIWNAEDF
- a CDS encoding PQ-loop domain-containing transporter, coding for MTVLQIFIQIFGALGALTTILLGVPQLIRLMKTKKSEDPSYVSFWIFYVGILIWIVYGVFTPNENGWYIFLANLVCSFIFALTIFYSYHYNLKTTNKQRNIVIAVISMMQILVIAFLVVFIILLVQKIQTGFFYPVDANGKNIGKIAFFNQTTSLLIGLITPSFTTLAFMPQLIKGLIHKKFQGISPWMLLIFLLNNVWWITFFILSIIKAKKINTEAELSTMNALIGALVWQLLSLTIYSVQFGFVLAYEIKTTKKQQLITKSV
- a CDS encoding YigZ family protein — encoded protein: MDFLEIKKSKFIPLLIDIKKKDELKNILVQLRQKHKKARHIVYAYIIKDNNNFMHGFSDDKEPKGVAGIPLYTLLVNKEIYNKLLVVIRYYGGIELGKSNLLRAYLQAAKLIIK
- a CDS encoding RluA family pseudouridine synthase, with product MLKLIVNYAERIDKYIANNSSITRNDIQQLIQEGAVFVNQTKINKNKYIVKENDEIEIIRVIDKQINVEEQKIPLEIIYENDDYLVLNKPSGLVVHPAPGHKSNTLVNGLMYHFKNNLSNVNGLLRMGVVHRIDKDTSGLLIIAKNNQTHNYFASLLKNHQINRTYLAIVDKKINNKKLHIDLPIGRDAKNRQKYAVTEQNSKHAFTIIEVLDYLNINNQEKTLVKCNLKTGRTHQIRVHLNYIGHPVYGDPIYNKKVDEFNQRLHAVSLDFIDNKGNKMHFEAPIPKIMLDEMRNK
- a CDS encoding ABC transporter permease, with the protein product MENILFAESTTPAQTEPKPAGSFLIFTLVITILLIINLYFLIKFFFYYKKSIDKTKSILGEYLVKKYIQGINLRSNGFFNIFFIGCLILAQIILSSVSLSRVYANFELNKSYIPIFSAGIATGVILLLSLIFGQVAIYFIKFNYPQYKLKKDSIHSELLSLKEFKRNELNANYPEKIQIDFDKLRQENVLLFNLFQRWMNFYNNMNAEVLVTKKHQKISEDAKKQVQKSQDSQLKTKKQFSFQKQYNLFLNQLFKIIFFGEAIEEINKKEALKQEFYQDKLISSKPKNLQANNADKQNDLEKEIAWMSQMDDKAKIIQENKKITTLSKEEFKKKYEEYVYVTRSMDPLYQGLQKNSWLFYRDSEIEDLFFNVNTSISYHLNEEEFVYEKELSEFLKEYKDYLISKFLLTR
- a CDS encoding MAG4530 family protein; this translates as MISQSKKDLLEKYYTNKVGLKHLWLFFSFFLVLGLLALNIAIIYGLTLVPSQSQSDLDKYKKLFPYFPIMLAILLTLLTLSTFWWVNSLAHILFVRYYHHNIFKAEKWLKVKLFTTLNIAAYKTLNKNLNMLSNKDKKFLFEMQEAELIPQGDYALALAYKDYYYKPNKIEFIAINENFNPKAIANSNNLEISSMNEVFIKAKYQDIDIEISRPRFIPLAYQKNKSKMILPNKNYLLALKLQQLLQIYQSKQAGKKVAEANIETNLSNIAFILAKEKNLCFKTIIKDFKNASIDHYFVNYFLKTFIFEDFEKLNDFQTMLNKFIDKSKNFNELKWFFEQFFLTIKNDKELSQLHHLMNKIIANKVEIDNKYLKNLSSKNKKRNGFKLQFTNLQEKQTYLAQFPNQFKSQLIANYYANFNNEQQNTIDMRAILLLELNKQLGVTNEK